One window from the genome of Osmerus eperlanus chromosome 1, fOsmEpe2.1, whole genome shotgun sequence encodes:
- the dstyk gene encoding dual serine/threonine and tyrosine protein kinase: MEGNFQKVTPLARELTRVFNSYNKHTIQLKKNLKETNIFFREIRQNYSNACASAVSSEVAALEAGQLSCISFPRHEEEFLQNTVGAAPYIMVLGQDCAARYQLLNCLLGERLLPLGPEAGEACEGVQGTVCKRRKLCFTHGRQTRLSLALPGQYELVHQLAAHCGRWDTVPREDLEIQEECEDPAHRLAELEITLHHPLLQEAKIMVVPCPSVQPIHEALEDCTRHVVPIILYALSHDSLSAEQVAELNKVKEMLPFPVCFVRIPGTPPDASPEPGRRADKEREKEKSPLYKQLLSLGLLSTPVGNCSCGAPSQVSHAAAKPQSVLGEAFERLHRLLVPFARQVLHNQQVEAANLLNGVHCRCLDLFINQAFDMQRDLQITPRRLEYTREKEGELFTSLMAIANRKQEEMKEMIVDTLSGMKEQLLEDAANLEFKDVIVTTNGEPVSSKDIKSCIHQIQELIVKGLNQAVANKLISSVDYLRESFVGTLERCLSSLEKSNMDSSVHNVTSNHLKQILNAAYHVEVTFHSGSSVTRLVWEQLKQIIQRITFVNPPAITPEWKRNVAQDAIESLSAAKLAKSICSQFRTRLNSSHDAFAFSLRQLEEGHTGRLERTEDLWLRVRKDHAPRLARLSLESRSLRDVLLHGKPKLGRELGRGQYGVVYLCDSWGGHYPCALKSVVPPDDKHWNDLALEFHYTRSLPKHERLVDLHGSVIDHTYGGGSSIAVLLIMERLHRDLYTGLKAGLSLRERLQIALDVVEGIRFLHSQGLLHRDIKLKNVLLDKQNRAKITDLGFCKPEAMMSGSIVGTPIHMAPELFTGKYDNSVDVYAFGILFWYLCTGSVKLPEAFEKCSSKDQLWNNVKKGARPERLPSFDEECWQLMEACWNGDPSQRPLLGIVEPSLQSIMVRLCNCGLNQKSSSLEDSN; this comes from the exons GCCAGCTAAGCTGCATCTCTTTCCCCCGCCATGAAGAAGAGTTCCTCCAAAACACGGTGGGCGCCGCCCCTTACATCATGGTTCTGGGTCAGGATTGTGCCGCGCGCTACCAGCTCCTCAACTGCCTGTTGGGGGAGAGACTGCTGCCCCTGGGGCCCGAGGCTGGCGAGGCCTGCGAGGGTGTTCAGGGCACCGTTTGCAAGAGGAGGAAGCTGTGCTTCACCCATGGCAGACAGACGCGCCTCAGCCTGGCACTGCCGGGCCAGTACGAGCTGGTGCACCAGCTGGCAGCCCACTGTGGGCGCTGGGACACGGTGCCTCGCGAAGACCTGGAGATCCAGGAGGAATGTGAAGACCCGGCTCACAGACTGGCAGAGCTGGAGATCACCCTGCACCACCCTCTGCTGCAG GAGGCTAAGATCATGGTGGTGCCGTGCCCCAGTGTCCAGCCCATCCACGAGGCCCTGGAGGACTGCACGCGCCACGTGGTTCCCATCATCCTCTACGCCCTCAGCCACGACTCGCTGAGCGCCGAGCAGGTGGCCGAGTTAAACAAGGTCAAAGAGATGCTCCCCTTCCCCGTGTGCTTCGTCCGCATCCCCGGCACGCCCCCCGACGCCTCCCCGGAGCCCGGCCGCCGCGCCGACAAGGAGCGCGAGAAGGAGAAGAGCCCCCTGTACAAGCAGCTGCTGTCCCTGGGCCTCCTCAGCACGCCTGTGGGGAACTGCTCGTGCGGCGCCCCCTCCCAGGTGTCCCACGCGGCCGCCAAGCCCCAGAGTGTGCTGGGGGAGGCCTTCGAGAGGCTCCACCGCCTGCTGGTGCCCTTCGCCCGCCAGGTGCTGCACAACCAGCAGGTGGAGGCAGCCAATCTGTTGAATGGGGTCCACTGTCGCTGCCTGGACCTCTTCATCAACCAG gcgttTGACATGCAGAGGGACCTGCAGATCACGCCGCGCCGGCTGGAGTACACGCGGGAGAAGGAGGGCGAGCTGTTCACCTCGCTCATGGCCATCGCCAACCGCAagcaggaggagatgaaggagatgaTCGTGGACACGCTGAGCGGCATGAAGGAGCAGCTGCTGGAGGACGCAGCCAACCTGGAGTTCAAAg ACGTTATCGTGACCACCAACGGGGAACCTGTCTCGTCCAAGGACATCAAGTCATGCATCCACCAGATTCAGGAGCTGATTGTGAAGGGGCTGAACCAGGCGGTGGCCAACAAGCTGATCAGCTCCGTAGACTACCTGAGGGAGAGCTTCGTAGGAACCCTGGAGCGCTGCCTCAGCAGCCTGGAGAAGTCCAACATGGACTCGTCTGTTCACAACGTCACCTCCAACCACCtcaaacag ATCCTGAACGCTGCCTATCATGTGGAGGTGACCTTTCACTCGGGGTCATCTGTCACCAGACTGGTCTGGGAGCAGCTTAAACAG atcatTCAGAGGATAACGTTTGTCAACCCTCCCGCcatcactccagagtggaagaggaaCGTGGCCCAGGATGCCATAGAGAGCCTCAGCGCTGCCAAGCTGGCCAAGAGCATCTGCTCCCAGTTCAGAACCCGCCTCAACAGCTCTCACGATGCCTTCGCTTTCTCCCTGCGCCAG ctggaagAGGGCCACACGGGGCGACTGGAGCGCACCGAGGACCTGTGGCTGCGTGTGAGGAAGGACCACGCCCCGCGGCTGGCCCGCCTCTCTCTGGAGAGCCGCTCTCTCAGGGACGTGCTGCTGCACG GCAAGCCCAAGCTTGGCCGGGAGCTGGGGCGGGGCCAGTATGGAGTGGTCTACTTGTGTGACAGCTGGGGGGGGCACTACCCCTGTGCGCTCAAATCAGTGGTACCTCCGGACGATAAGCACTGGAACGACCTTGCTCTGGAGTTCCACTACACAAG gtccttgCCTAAGCATGAGCGCCTGGTGGACCTGCACGGCTCTGTCATCGACCACACCTACGGTGGAGGCTCCAGCATCGCTGTCCTGCTCATCATGGAGAGGCTGCACAGAGACCTCTACACTGGCCTCAAG GCGGGCCTCTCACTAAGGGAGAGGCTGCAGATTGCTCTGGATGTGGTGGAGGGCATTCGCTTCCTGCACAGTCAGGGCCTTCTTCACCGCGATATTAAGCTAAAGAATGTTCTG TTGGACAAACAGAACCGGGCCAAGATCACAGACCTTGGCTTCTGTAAGCCTGAGGCCATGATGTCTGGCAGCATCGTAGGAACTCCCATCCACATGGCTCCTGAGCTTTTCACAG GAAAGTACGATAACTCTGTCGATGTTTACGCTTTTGGAATCCTCTTCTGGTATCTCTGCACGGGCTCAGTCAAACTGCCTGAGGCCTTTGAGAAGTGCTCCAGCAAAGACCAGCTGTGGAACAACGTTAAGAAAG GTGCTAGGCCAGAGCGACTGCCCAGCTTTGATGAAGAATGCTGGCAGCTGATGGAAGCCTGTTGGAATGGAGACCCTTCCCAGAGGCCTCTGCTAGGCATTGTAGAGCCCAGCCTGCAAAGCATCATGGTACGGCTCTGCAACTGTGGCTTAAACCAGAAAAGTAGCAGCCTGGAGGACTCAAACTGA